Proteins from a genomic interval of Quercus lobata isolate SW786 chromosome 11, ValleyOak3.0 Primary Assembly, whole genome shotgun sequence:
- the LOC115968412 gene encoding cytochrome P450 72A225-like, producing MEFSYIYIAEISYTIWWKPKLLEKRMKRQGIRGTPYKLMIADMKEFVRAITEAWSKPTNLTHQIVPRVDPFTLNMVQKYGKISMCWTGTRPRLIIMDPEMMKDILYNKLGHYQKPPLNPLILILTRGLTTLEGEQWAKRRRIVNPAFHLERLKGMIPVFTTSCRRMIKQWQKMVSPQQSYEADIWPELQKLTADVISRAAFGSNYEEGKLIFELQKELILLVLEAMQTLYIPGFRFIPTPKNRRRRKLDKEIKSMLRNIIQKRVHSTRIGESTADDLLGLLLQSSNQNNLPENASVTNDNGLSIEEVIEESKQFYLAGQETTSSWLTWTIIVLAMHPDWQEKAREEVLQVCGKKEPNFEATTHFRIVTMILYEVLRLYPPVIAQYQHARMETKIGDISLPAGVDVVLPTLLIHHDPELWGDDAEEFKPERFSEGVSKVSKDQLAFFPFGWGPRTCIGQTFAIIESKIALAMILQHFSFELSPSYTHAPYTVMTLQPQHGAQITLHQI from the exons ATGGAgtttagctatatatatattgcagaAATTTCCTACACGATTTGGTGGAAACCCAAGTTGCTAGAGAAGCGCATGAAACGCCAAGGAATTAGAGGCACTCCTTACAAGCTGATGATTGCGGACATGAAAGAGTTTGTGAGGGCCATAACAGAAGCATGGTCCAAACCCACTAATCTGACGCACCAGATTGTTCCACGTGTCGATCCATTTACCCTAAATATGGTGCAGAAATATG GGAAGATATCAATGTGTTGGACTGGGACAAGACCAAGGCTTATTATAATGGACCCAGAGATGATGAAAGATATTCTGTATAACAAGCTAGGTCACTACCAAAAGCCGCCACTAAACCCACTTATTCTCATTCTAACAAGGGGACTAACAACTCTAGAGGGTGAGCAATGGGCCAAACGCAGAAGGATCGTCAATCCTGCTTTTCACCTAGAGAGACTGAAG gggatGATACCAGTATTCACAACCAGCTGTCGCAGAATGATCAAACAATGGCAGAAGATGGTTAGCCCTCAACAAAGTTATGAAGCTGATATTTGGCCTGAACTTCAAAAACTTACTGCAGATGTTATATCTAGAGCAGCATTTGGAAGCAACTATGAAGAAGGGAAACTCATCTTTGAACTTCAAAAGGAGCTGATCCTACTAGTTCTTGAAGCCATGCAAACCTTGTATATTCCTGGGTTTAG ATTTATACCTACTCCGAAGAATCGGAGGAGAAGGAAACTGGATAAAGAGATCAAATCAATGCTAAGGAACATAATCCAAAAGAGAGTGCATTCCACAAGAATTGGAGAATCCACGGCTGATGACTTGCTAGGCCTGCTCTTGCAATCTAGTAACCAGAACAATTTACCAGAAAATGCAAGTGTCACAAACGATAATGGGTTGTCAATTGAAGAGGTGATAGAGGAAAGCAAGCAGTTCTATCTTGCAGGCCAAGAAACAACTTCAAGCTGGTTGACATGGACCATTATAGTCTTAGCTATGCACCCAGACTGGCAAGAAAAGGCAAGGGAGGAAGTCTTACAAGTCTGTGGAAAGAAGGAACCCAATTTTGAAGCTACAACCCACTTCAGAATT GTAACCATGATTCTTTATGAAGTACTAAGATTATATCCACCAGTGATTGCTCAATATCAACATGCTCGCATGGAAACCAAGATAGGAGATATCTCCCTTCCGGCTGGAGTTGATGTTGTACTACCTACATTACTCATCCATCATGATCCCGAACTTTGGGGAGATGATGCAGAAGAATTCAAACCAGAGAGATTCTCTGAAGGAGTTTCAAAGGTATCAAAGGATCAGTTGGCATTCTTTCCTTTTGGGTGGGGCCCAAGGACCTGTATTGGCCAAACTTTTGCCATTATAGAATCTAAGATTGCTTTGGCCATGATTCTACAACATTTCTCATTTGAGCTCTCACCCTCCTACACTCATGCACCTTATACTGTTATGACTCTGCAACCACAACATGGAGCTCAAATCACATTACATCAAATTTAG